A single region of the Microlunatus panaciterrae genome encodes:
- a CDS encoding ABC transporter substrate-binding protein — protein sequence MTTPEHLFLSRRSLLQLVGLSAAGVGGFGALTSCAPAQPDSPQSGGEFHGAWPYKQPPEGNFNNAGNPFGGLPYRILSDGIYGDLICLPSAYYYWADKKWEMMLAESYKLDEAAKTFTVKIKSGLKWSDGKDLTSKDYLTTFYCQYILRTSLWSFVDKIEAPDDTTFVLTMNSPSTVVERYILRSNIISTAVFGEMADKAKALHESGKDMDSPDGQTLSSDFNKLLPKEYVANGPYNLDYKSISNTQVTLVKNKTGYAADKVKFEKIVVYNGETPEVTPLVQSKDVDFATHGFPTASEKSFMQEGFRILRAPVYSGPAILFNLDKLEEFKDPRARQAIAHALDRNTNGTVALGDSGKGVQYMAGFSDAQLDDWLSAEDKGKLNTYDFDKDAAAKLLQQAGWKKSGKSWMKPDGKPAQYEISFPQPFADWSAAATNAAEQLSNFGIKVTPRGVDDKQAPVDIDKGNFQLAIQGWGASNHPHPYFAFVQDLFTHNIPIAKNQGGKGMAFELKTTTKAFGKVDLTEIVTAAGQGLNEAEQKANVTKAAIAFNELLPMVPLFERYGNNPALEGKRVKKFMADDDPILKNAPYADNYVIIWLLLGKLEPASA from the coding sequence ATGACCACGCCCGAGCATCTCTTTCTGTCTCGGCGCTCGCTGCTGCAACTCGTCGGGCTGTCCGCAGCCGGCGTGGGCGGTTTCGGCGCTCTGACCTCCTGCGCCCCGGCGCAGCCTGACAGCCCACAGTCCGGTGGCGAGTTCCACGGCGCCTGGCCGTACAAGCAGCCGCCCGAGGGCAACTTCAACAACGCCGGCAACCCGTTCGGTGGTCTGCCCTACCGCATCCTGTCCGACGGCATCTACGGTGACCTGATCTGCCTGCCGTCCGCCTACTACTACTGGGCCGACAAGAAGTGGGAGATGATGCTGGCCGAGTCGTACAAGCTCGACGAGGCCGCCAAGACGTTCACCGTCAAGATCAAGTCCGGACTCAAGTGGAGCGACGGCAAGGACCTGACCTCCAAGGACTACCTGACGACGTTCTACTGCCAGTACATCCTGCGGACGTCGCTGTGGAGCTTCGTGGACAAGATCGAGGCACCCGACGACACCACCTTCGTGCTGACCATGAACTCGCCGTCGACGGTCGTCGAGCGCTACATCCTGCGCAGCAACATCATCTCCACCGCCGTCTTCGGTGAGATGGCCGACAAGGCGAAGGCACTGCACGAGTCCGGCAAGGACATGGACTCCCCCGACGGCCAGACGCTCAGCTCCGACTTCAACAAGCTGCTGCCGAAGGAGTACGTCGCGAACGGTCCGTACAACCTGGACTACAAGTCGATCTCCAACACCCAGGTCACCCTGGTCAAGAACAAGACCGGCTACGCGGCCGACAAGGTCAAGTTCGAGAAGATCGTGGTGTACAACGGCGAGACCCCAGAGGTGACGCCGCTTGTGCAGAGCAAGGACGTCGACTTCGCCACCCATGGCTTCCCGACCGCGTCGGAGAAGTCGTTCATGCAGGAGGGCTTCCGCATCCTGCGGGCTCCGGTCTACTCCGGCCCGGCGATCCTGTTCAACCTGGACAAGCTCGAGGAGTTCAAGGACCCGCGGGCCCGGCAGGCGATCGCGCATGCGCTGGACCGCAACACCAACGGCACGGTCGCGCTGGGTGACTCCGGCAAGGGAGTCCAGTACATGGCCGGGTTCTCCGACGCGCAGCTGGACGACTGGCTGTCGGCCGAGGACAAGGGCAAGCTCAACACCTACGACTTCGACAAGGACGCCGCGGCCAAGCTGCTGCAGCAGGCGGGCTGGAAGAAGAGCGGCAAGAGCTGGATGAAGCCGGACGGCAAGCCGGCCCAGTACGAGATCTCGTTCCCGCAGCCGTTCGCCGACTGGTCCGCAGCGGCGACGAACGCGGCCGAGCAGCTGAGCAACTTCGGCATCAAGGTCACCCCGCGCGGCGTCGACGACAAGCAGGCGCCGGTCGACATCGACAAGGGCAACTTCCAGCTGGCGATCCAGGGCTGGGGAGCGTCCAATCACCCGCACCCGTACTTCGCCTTCGTCCAGGACCTGTTCACCCACAACATCCCGATCGCCAAGAACCAGGGCGGCAAGGGGATGGCGTTCGAGCTCAAGACGACCACCAAGGCCTTCGGCAAGGTGGACCTGACCGAGATCGTCACGGCAGCGGGCCAGGGCCTCAACGAGGCCGAGCAGAAGGCCAACGTGACCAAGGCCGCGATCGCCTTCAACGAGTTGCTGCCGATGGTGCCGCTGTTCGAGCGCTACGGCAACAACCCGGCGCTCGAGGGCAAGCGGGTCAAGAAGTTCATGGCCGACGACGACCCGATCCTGAAGAACGCGCCGTACGCCGACAACTACGTGATCATCTGGCTGCTGCTGGGCAAGCTGGAGCCCGCGTCCGCCTGA
- a CDS encoding oligopeptide/dipeptide ABC transporter ATP-binding protein: MPDQNDSTQPLIRLTGVSQTFRSKKGDIPAVDDVSFSVGPGEVLCLVGESGCGKTTSARAAAGLTKPTGGTVEFEGKDIWSMSKQEFTSFRKSVQYVHQDPYASLNPIRNIFKTVSTPLRKHGIAKNGRDAWEQSARLLEKVSLTPAENYLSKFPHQLSGGQRQRVAVARALSLNPRLIIADESTSMLDVSIRVGMLNMLGKLRDELGIGFLFITHDLAIAKYFGWQGKTAVMYLGRVVEFGPTPDVINHPKHPYTRALLDAVPEPDPDLTQTKKPGGGLRSSEIPSLRDLPSGCTFHPRCPLFEPGLCDGISPQLAAVSATREVSCHVVARSVAAESSSAGTAT, encoded by the coding sequence GTGCCTGACCAGAACGACAGCACACAGCCGCTGATCAGGCTGACCGGAGTCTCGCAGACGTTCCGCAGCAAGAAGGGCGACATCCCGGCCGTCGACGATGTGAGCTTCTCCGTCGGACCGGGTGAGGTGCTCTGCCTGGTCGGTGAGTCCGGCTGCGGAAAGACCACCAGCGCCCGGGCTGCGGCCGGGTTGACCAAGCCGACCGGCGGCACGGTGGAGTTCGAGGGCAAGGACATCTGGTCGATGTCCAAGCAGGAGTTCACTAGCTTCCGCAAGTCGGTGCAGTACGTGCACCAGGACCCGTACGCCTCGCTGAATCCCATCCGCAATATCTTCAAGACGGTGTCGACACCGCTGCGCAAGCACGGCATCGCCAAGAACGGCCGGGACGCCTGGGAGCAGTCGGCCCGGCTGCTGGAGAAGGTCTCGCTGACCCCGGCCGAGAACTACCTGTCGAAGTTCCCGCATCAGCTCTCCGGCGGCCAACGGCAGCGGGTCGCCGTGGCCCGGGCGCTGTCGCTGAACCCCAGGCTGATCATCGCCGACGAGTCGACCTCGATGCTGGACGTCTCCATCCGGGTGGGCATGTTGAACATGCTCGGCAAGCTCCGAGATGAACTCGGCATCGGCTTCCTGTTCATCACCCACGACCTGGCCATCGCCAAGTACTTCGGCTGGCAGGGCAAGACGGCGGTGATGTACCTGGGTCGGGTGGTGGAGTTCGGGCCGACCCCGGACGTGATCAATCACCCCAAGCACCCCTACACCAGGGCGCTGCTGGATGCCGTGCCCGAACCGGACCCGGACCTGACCCAGACCAAGAAGCCTGGTGGAGGGCTGCGCTCGTCCGAGATCCCGAGTCTGCGGGACCTGCCGAGCGGCTGCACCTTCCATCCGCGCTGCCCACTGTTCGAGCCCGGACTCTGCGACGGCATCAGCCCGCAGCTGGCGGCCGTCTCAGCCACCCGCGAGGTGTCCTGCCACGTCGTCGCCCGGTCGGTCGCGGCCGAGTCGTCGAGCGCCGGAACCGCCACGTGA
- a CDS encoding ABC transporter ATP-binding protein, which produces MRQTAASDAEPILSARDLVVAYRTGDGKSVEAVRGIDFDLYPNQSLALVGESGCGKTTLGLGLLRLLPRLGSIPRGDVTYRYRDGRTIDVTELGKKDLRRWRWREAAMVFQGAMNAFNPVLKIIDHMSETLKAHPEKNSPKTRTQIYDRSAELLRSVRLEPRQVLDSYPHELSGGMRQRVLIAMSLLLEPQLLILDEPTTALDILTQRAIVDVLAELRDKYKFAMIFISHDLALAAELADRVATMYAGRIIETGNVRDIFYGPRHPYTSGLINAVPPVVGDLPELASIPGNPPGLNALPQGCSFNPRCSYVIDECHTVEPELLTITERPAGMTHAAACLRWQDVQHERKVIARA; this is translated from the coding sequence ATGCGGCAGACGGCAGCGTCAGACGCCGAACCCATTCTGTCCGCCCGCGACCTGGTGGTGGCCTACCGCACCGGTGACGGCAAGAGCGTCGAGGCGGTCCGAGGCATCGACTTCGACCTCTACCCGAACCAGTCGCTGGCCCTGGTGGGTGAGTCCGGCTGCGGCAAGACCACCCTCGGGCTGGGGCTGCTGCGGCTGCTGCCCCGGCTGGGCAGCATCCCCCGGGGTGACGTCACCTACCGCTACCGCGACGGCAGGACCATCGACGTCACCGAGTTGGGCAAGAAGGACCTGCGGCGCTGGCGGTGGCGTGAGGCGGCCATGGTGTTCCAGGGTGCGATGAACGCCTTCAACCCGGTGCTGAAGATCATCGACCACATGTCCGAGACGCTGAAGGCGCATCCGGAGAAGAACTCGCCGAAGACCAGGACCCAGATCTACGACCGGAGTGCGGAGCTGCTGCGCTCGGTCCGGCTCGAGCCACGCCAGGTGCTGGACAGCTATCCGCACGAGCTGTCCGGGGGGATGCGCCAACGAGTTCTGATCGCCATGAGCCTGCTGCTGGAGCCGCAGCTGCTGATCCTCGACGAACCCACCACGGCCCTGGACATCCTGACCCAGCGAGCCATCGTCGACGTCCTGGCCGAGCTGCGCGACAAGTACAAGTTCGCGATGATCTTCATCTCTCACGACCTGGCGCTGGCCGCCGAGCTGGCCGACCGGGTCGCCACCATGTATGCGGGACGCATCATCGAGACCGGTAATGTGCGCGACATCTTCTACGGTCCGAGACATCCCTACACGTCGGGTCTGATCAACGCGGTCCCACCGGTGGTCGGTGACCTGCCGGAGCTGGCCTCCATCCCGGGCAACCCGCCCGGCCTGAACGCGCTGCCCCAGGGCTGCAGCTTCAACCCACGCTGCAGCTACGTCATCGACGAGTGCCACACGGTCGAACCCGAGCTGCTCACCATCACCGAGCGCCCCGCCGGCATGACCCACGCAGCCGCCTGCCTGCGCTGGCAGGACGTGCAGCACGAACGGAAGGTGATCGCCCGTGCCTGA
- a CDS encoding ABC transporter permease subunit: MTQPTAAIVTPRASAVQGFFRELTRSKSGFVGLIIVLLIVGMSAIGPLVVDPSNPTDVNAIWGRPSAAHWLGTDGAGKDTFKQIVLGGRTVVFVGFAAAAITTVIAVVIGSLAAYFRGRFDAVMLQITDVVMTIPQIVLLAVMGAFFRLDSPLWLALLIGALSWPILMRSIRAQVLSLKEREFVEAARLLDLGTFRVVFGEIVPNMASYILINFIIAVTNAIYALVGLYLLGLAPLAGSNWGIMINDAWMKGAMFQNDALPYILSPVAMIVLLQLGLIMLTRTLEEILNPRLRDK; this comes from the coding sequence GTGACCCAGCCCACTGCCGCCATCGTCACGCCGCGCGCGAGCGCGGTGCAAGGATTCTTCCGCGAGCTCACCCGGAGCAAGAGCGGCTTCGTCGGACTGATCATCGTGCTGCTGATCGTCGGCATGTCAGCCATCGGGCCGCTGGTCGTCGACCCGTCCAACCCCACCGACGTGAACGCCATCTGGGGACGCCCCAGTGCAGCCCATTGGCTCGGCACCGACGGCGCCGGCAAGGACACCTTCAAGCAGATCGTCCTGGGCGGCCGCACGGTGGTCTTCGTCGGCTTCGCCGCCGCCGCCATTACGACAGTGATCGCCGTCGTGATCGGCTCCCTGGCCGCCTACTTCCGGGGCAGGTTCGATGCAGTCATGCTGCAGATCACCGATGTGGTGATGACCATCCCGCAGATCGTGCTGCTGGCCGTGATGGGCGCCTTCTTCCGGCTGGACTCCCCGCTCTGGTTGGCACTGCTGATCGGTGCGCTGTCCTGGCCGATCCTAATGCGCTCGATCCGGGCTCAGGTGCTGTCGCTGAAAGAGCGCGAGTTCGTCGAGGCGGCGCGGCTGCTCGACCTCGGCACCTTCCGGGTCGTGTTCGGCGAGATCGTGCCGAACATGGCCTCCTACATCCTGATCAACTTCATCATCGCTGTCACCAACGCGATCTACGCCCTGGTCGGCCTCTACCTGCTCGGTCTGGCGCCGCTGGCCGGCTCCAACTGGGGCATCATGATCAACGATGCCTGGATGAAGGGGGCCATGTTCCAGAACGACGCGCTGCCCTACATCCTCTCCCCGGTCGCGATGATCGTCCTGCTGCAGCTGGGCCTGATCATGCTGACCAGGACGCTCGAAGAGATCCTCAACCCGAGGCTGAGGGACAAGTGA
- a CDS encoding ABC transporter permease translates to MTTASVTAERRTSEASFGVVLRKVRNSYVLRRILRALFVIYLVATGVFFMVRLLPGNPVDVYINSQIAMYGKSYETAAAEAAALFSFDPGTPMWRQYVDYLVGIVRGDLGMSILSPGTSVVQKIALHLPWTLFSVGLAMIISVSIGLLLGMVMAYRRGGIIDHGVSTLGSVLHAIPNYLFAIMVVVIGAVQLHLIDFTRMRGHSTPGVTPEFSFRYLSDALYHATLPMVVYIFTTVGTWALVMKSSTTQILGEDYVTVARARGLGDGRIRSMYVGRNAVLPLVAQIATQAGFVVGGAIFVEQTFSYDGIGITLFQSINARDYPVIQGILLVITITVVLANLIADLVYSVLDPRIRTGERED, encoded by the coding sequence ATGACGACTGCCAGCGTCACGGCGGAACGCCGAACCAGCGAGGCCAGTTTCGGGGTCGTGCTGCGTAAGGTTCGGAACAGCTATGTGCTCCGCCGCATCCTGCGGGCACTCTTCGTCATCTACCTGGTCGCCACCGGCGTCTTCTTCATGGTGCGGCTGCTGCCGGGCAACCCGGTGGACGTCTACATCAACAGCCAGATAGCCATGTACGGGAAGTCCTACGAGACGGCGGCGGCGGAGGCGGCGGCGCTGTTCAGCTTCGACCCGGGCACCCCGATGTGGCGGCAGTACGTGGACTACCTGGTCGGCATCGTCCGCGGCGACCTCGGCATGTCGATTCTCTCGCCCGGCACCTCGGTCGTGCAGAAGATCGCCCTGCATCTGCCCTGGACGCTGTTCAGCGTCGGTCTGGCGATGATCATCTCGGTGTCGATCGGCCTGCTGCTGGGGATGGTGATGGCCTACCGCCGCGGTGGCATCATCGACCACGGCGTCTCCACCCTCGGCAGCGTGCTGCACGCCATCCCCAACTACCTGTTCGCGATCATGGTCGTCGTGATCGGGGCGGTCCAGCTGCACCTGATCGACTTCACCAGGATGCGTGGCCACAGCACTCCGGGGGTGACCCCCGAGTTCTCCTTCCGCTACCTGTCGGATGCGCTCTACCACGCCACCCTGCCGATGGTCGTCTACATCTTCACCACGGTGGGCACCTGGGCACTGGTGATGAAGTCCTCCACTACCCAGATCCTCGGCGAGGACTACGTGACCGTCGCCCGCGCCCGCGGCCTCGGCGACGGCCGGATCCGCTCGATGTATGTCGGCCGCAACGCGGTGCTCCCGTTGGTGGCCCAGATCGCGACCCAGGCTGGCTTCGTCGTCGGCGGGGCCATCTTCGTCGAGCAGACCTTCTCCTACGACGGGATCGGGATCACCCTCTTCCAGTCGATCAACGCCCGCGACTACCCGGTCATCCAGGGGATCCTGCTGGTCATCACGATCACCGTCGTGCTGGCCAACCTGATAGCTGACCTTGTCTACAGCGTGCTGGATCCGCGGATCCGCACCGGGGAACGGGAGGACTGA
- a CDS encoding acyl-CoA mutase large subunit family protein, with the protein MAGTTESGTPFESLYTDEALAGFDPSQALGTPGEFPYTRGIYPSMYTARPWTMRQYAGFGTAAESNARYRELIGHGTTGLSVAFDLPTQMGYDSDAPLAAGEVGKVGVAIDSVDDMRMLFDRIPLADVSTSMTINAPAAVLLLLYQLVAEEQGVPAVALTGTVQNDVLKEYIARGTYIYPPQQSLRLVSDTFAYCAEHLPRWNTISISGYHMAEAGATPAQEIAFTLANAIAYVQAALDAGLAVDDFAPRLSFFFVSRTTLLEEVAKFRAARRIWAQLMRDRFGARNPKSMMLRFHTQTAGVQLTAQQPEVNLVRVAVQALAAVLGGTQSLHTNSFDEAIALPTQKAARLALRTQQVLAYETDITKTVDPFAGSYAVESLTDDVEAVARQLMAAVEDRGGAVAAIEQGFQKSEIERSAYQISQQIDSGERVVVGVNRFALDEEEPYEPLRLDPAVETAQVDRLTRLRSERDGAAVEQALAAVRVAARGSDNVLPPLKAALALRATVGEVCDALRAEWGSYVPTESF; encoded by the coding sequence ATGGCCGGGACCACGGAGTCGGGAACCCCCTTCGAGTCGCTCTACACCGATGAGGCGCTGGCCGGGTTCGACCCGTCCCAGGCGCTCGGGACCCCGGGTGAGTTCCCGTACACGCGGGGCATCTATCCCTCGATGTACACGGCGCGGCCGTGGACGATGCGGCAGTACGCCGGCTTCGGCACCGCGGCCGAGTCCAACGCGCGCTACCGCGAGCTGATCGGGCACGGCACCACCGGCCTGTCCGTCGCCTTCGACCTGCCCACCCAGATGGGTTACGACTCCGACGCGCCACTCGCCGCCGGCGAGGTCGGCAAGGTCGGGGTGGCCATCGACTCGGTCGATGACATGCGGATGCTGTTCGACCGGATCCCGCTCGCCGATGTGTCCACCTCGATGACGATCAACGCCCCGGCCGCGGTGCTGCTGCTGCTCTACCAGCTGGTGGCCGAGGAGCAGGGGGTGCCGGCCGTCGCGCTGACCGGCACCGTGCAGAACGACGTCCTCAAGGAGTACATCGCCCGCGGCACCTACATCTACCCGCCGCAGCAGTCGCTCCGGCTGGTGAGCGACACCTTCGCCTACTGCGCCGAGCACCTGCCGCGCTGGAACACCATCTCGATCTCCGGCTACCACATGGCCGAGGCGGGGGCGACCCCGGCGCAGGAGATCGCCTTCACTCTCGCGAACGCCATCGCCTACGTCCAGGCTGCGCTGGACGCCGGTCTGGCGGTGGACGACTTCGCCCCCCGGCTGTCCTTCTTCTTCGTCTCCCGGACGACGCTGCTGGAGGAGGTGGCGAAGTTCCGAGCGGCCCGCCGGATCTGGGCCCAGCTGATGCGCGACCGGTTCGGCGCCCGGAACCCGAAGTCGATGATGCTGCGCTTCCATACCCAGACGGCCGGTGTGCAGCTGACCGCGCAGCAGCCCGAGGTGAACCTGGTGCGGGTGGCGGTGCAGGCGCTGGCGGCCGTACTGGGCGGGACCCAGTCGCTGCACACCAACTCCTTCGACGAGGCCATCGCGCTGCCGACCCAGAAGGCGGCCCGGCTGGCGCTGCGGACCCAGCAGGTGCTCGCGTACGAGACCGACATCACCAAGACGGTCGACCCGTTCGCCGGGTCCTACGCGGTCGAGTCGCTGACCGACGACGTGGAGGCGGTGGCCCGGCAGCTGATGGCGGCGGTGGAGGACCGCGGCGGCGCAGTGGCCGCCATCGAGCAGGGCTTCCAGAAGTCCGAGATCGAGCGGTCGGCGTACCAGATCAGCCAGCAGATCGACAGCGGCGAGCGGGTGGTGGTGGGGGTCAACCGGTTTGCTCTGGATGAGGAGGAACCCTACGAGCCGCTCCGGCTGGATCCGGCGGTGGAGACGGCCCAAGTCGACCGGTTGACCCGGCTCCGGTCCGAGCGGGACGGCGCCGCCGTCGAGCAGGCGCTGGCGGCGGTCCGGGTGGCCGCCCGGGGCAGCGACAACGTGCTGCCTCCGCTGAAGGCGGCCCTGGCGCTGCGGGCCACGGTTGGTGAGGTCTGTGACGCCCTGCGTGCCGAGTGGGGCAGCTACGTGCCGACCGAGTCCTTCTGA
- a CDS encoding amidohydrolase, translating to MRMVSTQQGRAQSELRAAVAEEVDALTDELISIRRDLHAHPEVGYAEHRTTAKIVQLLRAVGLDPVVLPVGTGAYCDVLPAGVADSKGLIGLRADIDALPIDDGKDVAYASRNPGVCHACGHDVHTTVVLGVGLALVRLRDRGLLRHGVRLIFQPAEESTPGGALSAIDGGALQGVREVYALHCDPRTDVGHVGLKVGAVTSAADRVLIRLSGPGGHTSRPHLTADLVGALGVLATSLPLLLSRRVDPRSGASLIWGRIRSGSASNAIPQRGEIEGTLRSLDVSGWRAAEQLLPELATQLVAPFRVSIDVLVTPGVPPTVNHAEGVLRLTEAAEAVLGPTSVVPTEQSLGGEDFSWMLQKLPGAMARLGVRTPGAVEFADIHQPTFTVDERCIAVGAKLLLAVVTRAGVTPPPSP from the coding sequence ATGCGGATGGTCAGTACCCAGCAGGGCAGGGCGCAGAGCGAGCTTCGGGCGGCAGTGGCCGAAGAGGTGGACGCCCTGACCGACGAGCTGATCTCGATCCGTCGTGACCTCCACGCCCACCCGGAGGTCGGCTACGCCGAGCACCGCACCACCGCCAAGATCGTCCAGCTGCTGCGTGCGGTGGGGCTCGATCCGGTGGTGCTTCCGGTCGGCACGGGTGCCTACTGTGACGTGCTGCCGGCCGGGGTCGCCGACTCGAAGGGGCTGATCGGGCTGCGCGCCGACATCGACGCGCTCCCCATCGACGACGGCAAGGATGTGGCCTACGCCTCGCGAAACCCCGGTGTCTGCCACGCCTGCGGTCACGACGTGCATACGACGGTCGTGCTCGGGGTCGGGCTGGCGCTGGTGCGGTTGCGGGACCGGGGCCTGCTCCGCCATGGGGTCCGGCTGATCTTCCAGCCGGCCGAGGAGAGCACCCCGGGCGGAGCCCTGTCGGCGATCGACGGAGGCGCCCTGCAGGGGGTCCGCGAGGTGTACGCGCTGCACTGCGACCCGCGGACCGATGTCGGGCACGTCGGCTTGAAGGTCGGAGCGGTGACCTCGGCCGCGGACCGGGTGCTGATCAGGCTGAGCGGGCCCGGCGGACACACCTCGCGTCCGCATCTGACCGCGGACCTGGTCGGTGCGCTCGGCGTGCTGGCCACCTCCCTGCCGCTGCTGCTCTCCCGCCGGGTGGACCCGCGCAGCGGCGCCTCGCTGATCTGGGGCCGGATCCGGTCGGGCTCGGCCTCCAACGCCATCCCGCAACGCGGCGAGATCGAGGGCACGCTCCGTTCCCTGGACGTCAGCGGCTGGCGGGCAGCCGAGCAGCTGCTGCCCGAGCTCGCCACCCAGCTGGTCGCGCCGTTCAGGGTGTCGATCGACGTACTGGTCACTCCCGGCGTTCCGCCGACGGTCAACCACGCCGAAGGCGTACTCCGGCTGACCGAGGCTGCCGAGGCGGTGCTGGGTCCGACCAGCGTCGTCCCGACCGAGCAGTCCCTCGGTGGGGAGGACTTCTCCTGGATGCTGCAGAAGCTGCCCGGTGCGATGGCACGGCTCGGCGTCCGCACCCCCGGCGCGGTCGAGTTCGCCGACATCCATCAGCCCACCTTCACCGTGGACGAGCGCTGTATCGCCGTCGGCGCCAAGCTGCTGCTGGCAGTGGTGACCCGCGCCGGCGTCACCCCGCCCCCTTCTCCCTGA
- a CDS encoding BMP family ABC transporter substrate-binding protein: MKKSLLLAPAVLSALALTLGGCAQPPGTGGSSAAPSSSPSSTPSAAGAGDFKACMVSDSGGFDDASFNQTSYKGLTDAKEQLGIQTGEVESNATADYAKNIQSMVDAKCNMIVTVGFLLADATAAAAKANPDIDFAIVDSNDDKFKGLDNLKPLVFNTAQSSFMAGYLAAGMTKTKKVGTFGGAKIPTVTIFMDGYAQGVDYYNKQKSGSVKVLGWNAAKQDGQFVPGDSPFEDVPGGQRTANNLISQGADIIFPVAGPSGKGALQSAKASKGKVNAIWVDTDGCVSAKDYCPQIISSVAKGMDVAVLAAIKASKDGSFSADPYVGTLENGGTGLTPFHDFDSKVPAELKSELDKIKADIVSGTIKIESASQPTS, from the coding sequence GTGAAGAAGTCCCTTCTGCTCGCCCCCGCCGTGCTCAGCGCCCTGGCCCTCACCCTGGGTGGATGCGCCCAACCGCCCGGCACCGGAGGCTCGAGCGCGGCTCCGAGCAGCAGCCCCAGCTCGACGCCCAGCGCTGCCGGCGCCGGGGACTTCAAGGCATGCATGGTCTCCGACTCGGGCGGCTTCGACGACGCCTCCTTCAACCAGACCTCCTACAAGGGGCTGACCGACGCCAAGGAGCAGCTGGGCATCCAGACCGGTGAGGTGGAGTCCAACGCCACCGCCGACTACGCCAAGAACATCCAGTCGATGGTCGACGCGAAGTGCAACATGATCGTGACCGTCGGGTTCCTGCTGGCCGATGCCACCGCGGCGGCCGCCAAGGCCAACCCCGACATCGACTTCGCCATCGTCGACTCCAATGACGACAAGTTCAAGGGGCTGGACAACCTCAAGCCGCTGGTCTTCAACACCGCCCAGTCGAGCTTCATGGCCGGCTACCTGGCGGCGGGGATGACCAAGACCAAGAAGGTCGGCACCTTCGGCGGCGCCAAGATCCCCACCGTGACCATCTTCATGGACGGGTACGCCCAGGGCGTCGACTACTACAACAAGCAGAAGAGCGGCTCGGTCAAGGTGCTCGGCTGGAACGCGGCCAAGCAGGATGGGCAGTTCGTCCCGGGTGACAGCCCGTTCGAGGACGTCCCCGGCGGCCAGCGGACGGCCAACAACCTGATCAGCCAGGGCGCAGACATCATCTTCCCGGTCGCCGGACCCTCCGGCAAGGGTGCGCTGCAGTCGGCGAAGGCGAGTAAGGGCAAGGTCAACGCCATCTGGGTGGACACCGACGGCTGCGTCAGCGCCAAGGACTACTGCCCGCAGATCATCTCGAGCGTGGCCAAGGGCATGGATGTGGCCGTACTGGCAGCGATCAAGGCGTCGAAGGACGGCAGCTTCTCGGCCGACCCGTACGTCGGCACGTTGGAGAATGGCGGCACCGGGCTGACCCCGTTCCACGACTTCGACTCCAAGGTCCCGGCCGAGCTGAAGTCCGAGCTGGACAAGATCAAGGCCGACATCGTGTCGGGCACGATCAAGATCGAGTCGGCCTCGCAGCCCACGAGCTGA